The Clostridium bornimense genome includes a region encoding these proteins:
- a CDS encoding LPXTG cell wall anchor domain-containing protein, translating into MKKLKQILSVSLVYLLLITIAPINDSIAVATEEEIIPQCLQYEKGNLKSVIQSSEGTIISYIGEDKEKLNLSSVISGDLSLLDTIELSNSNIDVDTTFYLSQNGTNVQGTIDTTTIKSLLSHEYAINNKDIFEKLKDLENLDELELYTDELTKNEPNYNYSSGNYNYSNLEDYLNEDIFNSDVIYDSDFLNNLSDSLKDNSIKDLPETKLEFNCDNTYFNIIISGKNSKVIFYNILKQALCIITPEGYSIYPIDSLSDIIITNNYLYGYDKSNKQYKKYSLENNKVNLINEFDKNIIDITKDNYNNIWVLKNSNGKKYICKLENNALVSKYQVADFMEKIYVYDDERIIASGDEGFTIIKKIEDTILPNNNKNNAKSNNGKLPQTGAPFNTVSLSMISLISIALGSIIIKKYK; encoded by the coding sequence ATGAAGAAACTAAAACAAATTTTATCGGTGTCTTTAGTATATCTATTATTAATTACTATAGCACCTATCAATGACTCAATAGCTGTTGCCACAGAAGAAGAAATTATACCACAATGTTTGCAGTATGAAAAAGGAAACTTAAAGTCAGTAATACAATCTAGTGAAGGAACTATTATATCTTATATAGGCGAAGATAAAGAAAAACTTAATTTATCATCAGTAATTAGCGGAGATTTATCATTACTAGATACAATTGAACTAAGTAATAGTAACATAGATGTCGATACTACTTTTTATTTATCGCAAAATGGAACAAATGTACAAGGGACTATTGATACAACTACTATTAAATCACTTTTAAGTCATGAATATGCTATTAATAATAAGGATATTTTTGAAAAACTGAAGGATTTAGAAAACTTAGATGAATTAGAATTATATACTGATGAATTAACTAAGAATGAACCTAATTATAATTATTCTAGTGGAAATTATAATTATTCAAATCTTGAAGATTATTTAAATGAGGATATATTTAATTCTGATGTGATTTACGATTCAGATTTTTTAAATAACCTTAGTGATTCACTAAAAGACAATAGCATAAAAGATCTCCCAGAAACAAAATTAGAATTTAACTGCGATAATACTTATTTTAATATTATTATAAGTGGTAAAAATTCAAAAGTTATTTTTTATAATATATTAAAACAAGCCTTGTGTATTATTACACCTGAAGGATATTCTATTTATCCAATAGATTCATTATCTGATATTATTATTACTAATAATTATTTATATGGTTATGATAAATCTAATAAGCAATATAAAAAATATTCACTTGAAAATAATAAAGTTAATTTAATAAATGAATTTGATAAGAATATAATTGATATAACAAAAGACAACTATAATAATATATGGGTATTAAAAAATAGTAATGGAAAAAAATATATATGCAAATTAGAAAATAATGCTTTAGTTTCAAAGTACCAAGTAGCAGATTTTATGGAAAAAATTTATGTATATGATGATGAAAGAATTATAGCATCTGGTGATGAAGGTTTTACAATTATAAAGAAAATAGAGGATACAATCTTACCTAACAACAATAAAAATAATGCTAAATCAAATAATGGAAAGTTACCACAAACAGGTGCACCATTTAATACCGTATCTTTATCTATGATATCATTAATAAGTATAGCTTTGGGTTCAATAATAATTAAGAAGTATAAATAG
- a CDS encoding ABC transporter ATP-binding protein has protein sequence MSNAIERDEKISSRKRIDIIKRLLKYLSPYSGRSIIVILLMVFVMLCGIINPYLLKVAIDEKVPNNDINGIILIGLSLLSLNILAWILSRIRWTMIYSITNNILINIRHELYSHIQELSFDFFDKRPVGKILARVVGDVNALKNLFNQSIQSLIPELLNLILVAVAMLTLNIKLALICILLLPPLALAMFYIEINSRKRWEIYRNKRSNLNAFTHEEFSGIKIVQAFAKEDYTNNKFENLVSELKHSFNKAVQLNDFFWPLVEIFSGIATVILFAVGYRLFTKGEIEVGTIIAFSMYIGMFWRPIMNLSNFYNTLITNFAAAERIFDILDIDPAIKDTKYAKKMKKIKGSVEFKNVNFAYENNIRILKDISFTVKPGEKVALVGSTGAGKSTIVSLLSRFYDVSNGEILVDGENINKVELESYRSQMGVMLQDTFLFSTTIMENIRYGRLDATDDEVIEAAKSVNAHEFIMKLEKGYNTEVNERGSRLSLGQRQLISFARALLANPRILILDEATANIDTETEKLVQYGIEKLLEGRTSFVIAHRLSTIRDCHKIMVIEGGQIVEMGTHEELLDNKGIYYNLYMAQYSFIKEGA, from the coding sequence ATGTCAAATGCTATAGAGAGAGATGAGAAGATAAGTAGTAGAAAAAGAATAGATATAATAAAAAGATTATTAAAATATCTATCTCCATATAGTGGAAGATCTATTATTGTAATATTACTGATGGTTTTTGTAATGCTATGTGGAATAATAAATCCATATCTTTTAAAAGTAGCTATAGACGAAAAGGTTCCTAATAATGATATCAATGGCATAATCCTAATTGGATTATCTCTTTTATCTCTAAACATCTTAGCATGGATATTATCTAGAATTAGATGGACAATGATTTATTCAATAACAAATAATATTTTAATTAATATTAGACATGAATTATACTCACATATACAAGAATTATCTTTTGATTTTTTTGACAAAAGACCAGTTGGTAAGATTTTAGCTAGAGTAGTAGGTGATGTTAATGCTTTAAAAAATCTTTTTAATCAAAGTATACAGAGTCTAATTCCTGAATTATTAAATTTAATTTTAGTAGCAGTAGCTATGCTTACACTAAATATAAAACTAGCACTTATTTGTATATTGCTATTACCTCCTTTAGCTTTAGCTATGTTCTATATAGAAATTAACTCAAGAAAAAGGTGGGAAATATATAGAAATAAAAGATCAAATTTAAATGCCTTTACCCATGAGGAATTTTCAGGAATTAAAATAGTGCAAGCCTTTGCAAAAGAAGATTATACAAATAATAAATTTGAAAATTTAGTTTCTGAATTGAAACATTCTTTTAATAAAGCAGTTCAATTAAATGACTTCTTTTGGCCATTAGTAGAAATTTTTTCAGGAATTGCTACAGTTATACTATTTGCTGTAGGATATAGACTTTTTACAAAAGGTGAAATAGAAGTTGGTACAATAATTGCTTTTTCAATGTATATTGGTATGTTCTGGAGACCTATTATGAATTTATCAAATTTTTATAATACCTTGATTACTAACTTTGCTGCTGCAGAAAGAATCTTTGATATCTTAGATATTGATCCTGCTATAAAAGATACAAAATATGCAAAGAAAATGAAGAAAATTAAAGGTTCAGTAGAATTTAAAAATGTAAATTTTGCTTATGAGAATAATATTAGAATCTTGAAGGATATCTCCTTTACAGTTAAACCTGGTGAAAAAGTTGCTTTAGTTGGCAGTACAGGTGCTGGTAAGTCTACTATTGTATCTTTACTAAGTAGATTTTATGATGTTTCTAATGGGGAGATTCTAGTGGATGGAGAAAATATAAATAAAGTAGAGTTAGAATCATATAGAAGTCAAATGGGTGTAATGCTACAAGACACATTTTTATTTTCTACAACAATAATGGAAAATATAAGGTATGGTAGACTAGATGCTACAGATGATGAAGTTATTGAAGCTGCAAAAAGTGTAAACGCACATGAGTTTATTATGAAATTAGAAAAAGGCTATAATACAGAAGTCAATGAGAGAGGCTCTAGGCTCTCATTAGGTCAAAGACAATTAATTTCTTTTGCTAGAGCATTACTAGCTAATCCGAGGATATTAATTCTTGATGAGGCCACAGCTAATATAGACACTGAAACAGAAAAGTTAGTTCAATACGGGATTGAAAAATTGCTAGAAGGAAGGACTTCTTTCGTTATTGCTCATAGATTATCTACAATACGTGATTGTCATAAAATTATGGTGATAGAAGGTGGACAAATAGTAGAAATGGGCACTCATGAAGAACTTCTTGATAATAAAGGTATATATTACAATCTATACATGGCACAATATAGTTTTATAAAAGAAGGCGCCTAA
- a CDS encoding ABC transporter ATP-binding protein: MNRIIKYVLKHKLKLSIGTISMFIVIAADLCIPYMQKEFLDGGIIKGNHTVIIYTIAGILLMSLIKATFGYCKEYYYDLISSDVHEDIKNDLFNHLQKLEFKYFDGMNTGELMSRIGEDAENIWQTIGYGLRLFVENIIYFVFSTIILFSLNWELTLACIVVMIPIGIIEVKLEKVFGNCYGKISDKTAEINTTAQENIAGVRLVKAFAREKYEISKLLKMNREYYDLNMEQGKAIGRFFPPIEFLTNMSLIIMITLGGYLVMKKTITLGVLVAFSGYIWNLIWPMRMLGELTDMISRTIASAKKIFNIIDRLPVIKSNENCYNPEKVDGTIEFKNVCFKYDNENVLEDISIKIAKGSTVAIMGTTGSGKSTLVNLIGRYYDVHSGEIFIDGVNIKDYDLQVLRSNMSIVPQESFLFSDTIFNNITFSNNIATFDDVKDACTVSCCINFIENLPDGFNTEIGERGIGLSGGQKQRISIARALVRKAPIMILDDATSALDMETEHTLLQNLKSNKRTCTTFLIAHRISAVKDADMILYLEDGKIKENGTHKELLDLKGAYYNVYCEQFKDFKDTEIEVV; this comes from the coding sequence GTGAATAGAATAATTAAGTATGTATTAAAACATAAATTAAAATTGTCAATAGGAACAATATCGATGTTTATAGTAATTGCCGCAGATCTTTGCATACCATATATGCAAAAAGAATTTTTAGATGGTGGAATTATTAAAGGAAATCATACTGTTATAATTTACACAATTGCAGGTATTTTATTAATGTCTTTAATCAAAGCAACTTTTGGTTATTGTAAAGAATATTATTATGACCTTATTAGTAGTGATGTTCATGAGGATATTAAAAATGATCTTTTTAATCACCTTCAGAAATTAGAATTCAAATATTTCGATGGAATGAATACAGGAGAATTAATGTCTCGAATAGGCGAAGATGCTGAAAATATATGGCAGACTATTGGTTATGGATTAAGATTATTTGTTGAAAATATAATATATTTTGTTTTCTCAACAATAATACTATTTAGCCTTAATTGGGAATTAACATTAGCTTGTATAGTAGTAATGATTCCAATTGGAATTATTGAAGTTAAACTTGAAAAAGTATTTGGAAATTGTTATGGAAAAATAAGTGATAAGACTGCAGAGATTAATACAACAGCTCAAGAAAATATTGCAGGAGTACGACTTGTAAAAGCTTTTGCAAGAGAAAAATATGAAATTAGTAAGTTACTTAAAATGAATAGAGAATATTATGATTTGAATATGGAACAAGGAAAAGCTATAGGAAGATTCTTTCCACCAATAGAATTTCTAACTAATATGTCTTTAATCATAATGATAACATTAGGCGGTTATTTAGTAATGAAAAAAACAATTACTCTAGGCGTTTTAGTTGCTTTCAGTGGCTATATATGGAACCTTATATGGCCTATGAGGATGCTTGGTGAACTTACAGATATGATATCTCGAACTATTGCTTCAGCTAAAAAAATCTTTAATATCATAGATAGATTACCTGTAATTAAAAGTAATGAAAATTGTTATAATCCCGAAAAAGTAGATGGTACTATTGAGTTTAAAAATGTATGCTTTAAGTATGATAACGAAAATGTACTAGAAGATATATCTATAAAAATTGCTAAAGGCAGTACTGTAGCTATAATGGGAACAACAGGTTCAGGAAAATCTACATTAGTAAATTTAATAGGTAGATATTATGATGTTCATAGTGGTGAAATATTTATAGATGGAGTTAATATCAAAGATTATGATTTACAAGTATTAAGAAGCAATATGTCTATTGTTCCTCAAGAATCTTTTTTATTTTCTGATACTATATTTAACAATATAACATTTAGCAACAATATAGCAACATTTGATGACGTAAAAGATGCATGTACTGTTTCTTGTTGTATTAATTTCATTGAAAATTTACCTGATGGATTTAATACAGAAATTGGTGAAAGAGGTATTGGATTATCAGGAGGACAAAAACAACGTATTTCTATTGCGAGAGCTTTAGTTAGAAAAGCTCCGATAATGATTTTAGATGATGCCACTTCAGCCTTAGATATGGAAACTGAGCACACGTTATTACAGAATTTAAAAAGTAATAAAAGAACATGTACTACTTTTCTTATTGCTCACAGAATTTCTGCAGTAAAAGATGCAGATATGATTTTATATTTAGAAGATGGAAAGATAAAAGAAAATGGTACACATAAAGAATTATTAGATCTAAAAGGTGCTTATTATAATGTTTATTGTGAACAATTTAAAGATTTTAAAGATACAGAAATAGAGGTGGTATAA
- a CDS encoding methyl-accepting chemotaxis protein: MESYNLLEKNNRKIDEQLYKVSIISSIMLFIDFVFVLSNKGLKIINYRDMTFFVASLILIYPILYYKLSNNKENFKKVVIYTFNGACIIGYLTMWVLMPYILIGPLLIAGLYYDSKLAKNILVFDIILMILCNALQPVFFGQYSLHRTYIETTHISVYFTIQLIVVGALVIYNAENSKELLINSLESNKNLESMIRNTNELVNTLNNSLCSLSSSVSDSQCSMEYIRDTIQDISSNSGDILDSVILTDDSLNDIISDIDTTLSKNEEIHYYNFKITNISNKIKGKFDNILPYFNNIKVSIQNSKDKVDSLQDKAVLALEAIKLDSLESNNAIEYGTGFMEIAEEIKVTLTKITKEFFAVINEVENSTASFDKVFSVQYEIINHLYTIHGIMNNLHSKGFMIKDNMNNLKEMNENINEALIKITKNIESLNSNFIDISNQVNHINDNARKIGNYKFMKLVN, encoded by the coding sequence ATGGAAAGTTACAATTTACTAGAAAAGAACAACAGAAAGATAGATGAACAACTTTATAAAGTTTCTATTATTTCATCAATAATGCTATTTATTGATTTTGTTTTTGTTTTGTCAAATAAAGGACTGAAAATAATAAATTATAGAGACATGACTTTTTTTGTGGCAAGTTTAATACTTATATATCCTATACTATATTATAAGCTTTCAAATAATAAAGAAAACTTCAAAAAAGTTGTTATATATACCTTTAATGGAGCTTGTATAATTGGATATTTAACTATGTGGGTGTTAATGCCTTATATACTAATAGGACCTCTTTTAATTGCTGGATTATATTATGATAGCAAGCTTGCTAAAAATATACTTGTGTTTGATATTATATTAATGATCTTATGTAATGCATTGCAACCAGTTTTTTTTGGACAATATTCATTACATAGAACATATATTGAAACAACACATATTTCTGTGTATTTTACTATTCAACTAATTGTTGTAGGTGCTTTAGTAATTTATAATGCTGAAAATTCTAAAGAACTTCTAATAAACAGTCTAGAATCAAATAAAAATCTTGAATCTATGATTAGAAATACAAATGAATTAGTTAATACTCTTAACAACTCTTTATGTTCACTTAGTTCTAGTGTTTCTGATTCTCAATGCTCAATGGAATATATACGTGATACTATACAAGATATATCCTCTAATTCTGGTGATATACTTGATTCGGTTATTTTAACTGATGATTCATTAAACGATATAATATCAGATATTGATACTACCTTAAGTAAAAATGAAGAAATCCATTACTATAATTTTAAGATAACTAATATATCAAATAAGATAAAAGGTAAATTCGATAATATATTACCTTATTTTAATAATATAAAGGTATCAATACAGAATTCAAAAGATAAAGTAGATTCTCTACAAGATAAAGCGGTATTAGCTCTTGAAGCAATAAAATTAGATTCTTTAGAATCTAATAATGCTATAGAATACGGGACAGGATTTATGGAAATAGCAGAAGAGATTAAGGTGACACTTACTAAAATCACCAAAGAATTCTTTGCTGTTATAAATGAAGTAGAAAATTCTACCGCTAGTTTTGATAAAGTTTTTTCCGTGCAATATGAAATTATTAATCATTTATATACTATACATGGAATAATGAATAACTTGCATTCAAAAGGATTTATGATAAAAGATAACATGAATAATTTAAAAGAAATGAATGAAAATATAAATGAAGCATTAATAAAAATTACTAAGAATATAGAATCTTTAAATTCTAATTTTATTGATATATCTAATCAAGTAAACCATATTAATGACAATGCTAGAAAAATAGGTAACTATAAATTTATGAAATTAGTAAACTGA
- the gshAB gene encoding bifunctional glutamate--cysteine ligase GshA/glutathione synthetase GshB: MLEKFKVLFTNKELLSGNYGIEREMLRIDKDGNLSSNPHPRIFGDKNKNPYITTDFSESQIELITPTFKDVKELYQFTNALYDIVATEIGDEYLWPQSMPCAISKNKKIPIADFGTEDKDATIYREKLLEKYGGKKQLISGIHFNFSFTEDFLRKIYNISNVDISYKEFKNSVYLKVSRSYIKYNWLLIYILGGTAAVHKSYVCDCFKNLKQLSKDSFSNDGALSYRNGECGYKNKIDLFPSYDTVDDYIGSIKSFIDDKIIDTHKELYSPVRLKAKDNTNLFESLINDGINYIEYRSIDINPLEKGGISLNDLYFLQVFNLFALLYDDNYWDGWQKEALENQNIIAKKGQNNVVLKNNGKDISKEQWAIDILDKIKKINNELCLGKENIIEGVIEKIKDNTLTYAYKMGRKVQSKGYVNANLDLSIKYKNMAYKNRFSLCGYEDLELSTQILMKEAIKRGIIVEVIDRNDNFILLENKGIKQYVKQATKTSVDNYITILMMENKVVTKKLLYDNNVNVPNGVEIFSTSEINDVIKKFQNKPVVIKPKSTNFGSGISIFNEGTDSKNLAIALNIAFNYDNTVLVEEFIKGKEYRFLVIGDEVVAILHRVPANVTGDGKHSIKELVDEKNKDSLRGTKYRTPLEKIVLDDNVKLFLAQQNKNFDYIPRDKEVVYLRENSNISTGGDSIDYTEKINKKFKDIAIRAAKAVDAKICGVDMIIEDYNDENSNYSIIELNFNPAIHIHSYPYKGKERNIAVHILRLLNLI; the protein is encoded by the coding sequence ATGTTAGAAAAATTCAAAGTATTATTTACTAATAAAGAATTGTTGTCAGGAAACTATGGCATTGAGCGCGAGATGCTTAGAATAGATAAAGATGGAAATTTATCTTCTAATCCTCATCCGAGGATTTTTGGAGATAAAAATAAAAATCCATATATAACAACAGATTTTTCAGAAAGTCAAATTGAACTTATAACTCCTACATTTAAAGATGTTAAGGAATTATATCAATTTACAAATGCACTTTATGACATTGTAGCTACAGAAATAGGTGATGAATATTTATGGCCCCAATCTATGCCTTGTGCTATATCTAAAAATAAAAAAATTCCAATTGCAGACTTTGGAACTGAAGATAAAGATGCTACTATCTATAGAGAAAAACTTTTAGAGAAGTATGGTGGAAAAAAGCAACTTATATCAGGAATTCATTTCAATTTTTCATTTACAGAAGATTTTCTACGTAAAATATACAACATTAGTAATGTTGATATTAGCTATAAAGAATTTAAGAATAGTGTTTATCTTAAAGTTTCAAGAAGTTATATTAAATATAACTGGCTTTTAATTTATATATTAGGAGGTACTGCTGCTGTTCATAAAAGTTATGTTTGTGACTGTTTTAAGAATTTAAAACAGTTATCAAAAGATAGTTTTTCTAATGATGGTGCATTATCTTATAGAAATGGTGAATGTGGTTATAAGAATAAAATAGATTTATTTCCTAGTTATGATACAGTTGACGATTACATAGGAAGTATAAAGTCTTTTATAGATGATAAAATAATTGATACACATAAAGAGTTATATAGTCCAGTAAGATTAAAAGCAAAGGATAATACCAATCTCTTTGAATCTCTTATTAATGATGGAATTAATTATATTGAATATAGAAGCATTGATATAAATCCTTTAGAAAAAGGCGGAATATCATTAAATGATTTATATTTTTTACAAGTATTTAATTTATTTGCATTATTATATGATGATAATTATTGGGATGGATGGCAAAAAGAAGCTCTAGAAAATCAAAATATTATTGCTAAAAAAGGTCAAAATAATGTAGTCTTAAAAAACAATGGTAAGGATATATCTAAAGAGCAATGGGCAATAGATATTTTAGATAAAATAAAAAAAATAAATAATGAATTATGTTTAGGAAAAGAAAATATTATTGAAGGTGTAATAGAAAAGATTAAAGATAATACATTAACATATGCATACAAAATGGGAAGAAAAGTTCAAAGTAAAGGATATGTTAATGCTAATTTAGACTTATCTATAAAATATAAAAATATGGCATACAAAAATAGGTTTAGTCTTTGTGGATATGAAGATTTAGAACTTTCAACACAAATACTTATGAAAGAAGCAATTAAAAGAGGAATAATAGTAGAAGTTATTGACCGTAATGATAATTTTATATTACTTGAAAATAAGGGAATAAAACAGTATGTTAAACAAGCAACAAAAACATCAGTAGATAATTATATTACAATTCTTATGATGGAAAACAAAGTAGTAACAAAAAAGTTGCTATATGATAATAATGTTAATGTACCTAACGGCGTTGAAATTTTTTCTACTTCAGAAATAAATGATGTTATTAAGAAATTTCAAAATAAACCAGTAGTTATAAAGCCAAAATCTACTAATTTCGGATCTGGAATAAGTATTTTTAATGAAGGAACAGATAGTAAAAATTTAGCTATTGCTTTAAACATTGCTTTTAATTATGATAATACAGTGCTTGTAGAAGAATTTATTAAAGGAAAAGAATATAGGTTTTTAGTAATAGGTGATGAAGTAGTTGCTATATTGCATAGAGTTCCAGCTAATGTTACTGGTGATGGTAAACATTCTATAAAAGAGTTAGTCGATGAAAAAAATAAAGATTCTCTTAGAGGAACTAAATATAGAACCCCATTAGAAAAAATAGTATTAGATGATAATGTCAAATTATTTTTAGCTCAACAAAATAAGAATTTTGATTATATACCTAGAGATAAAGAAGTAGTCTATCTTAGAGAGAATTCTAATATAAGTACAGGTGGAGATAGTATAGATTATACTGAAAAAATAAATAAAAAATTTAAGGATATTGCAATAAGAGCTGCTAAAGCTGTAGATGCGAAGATATGCGGAGTTGACATGATTATAGAGGATTATAATGATGAAAATTCAAATTATTCAATAATAGAATTAAACTTTAATCCAGCTATTCATATTCATAGCTATCCATATAAGGGAAAAGAAAGAAACATAGCAGTGCATATACTTCGTTTATTAAATTTAATATAA
- a CDS encoding alpha/beta family hydrolase has translation MNKEIIKVSSFWGEELENLLISQNSDILTIILPGMGYTKDKPLLNFASKLSITRGYDVFFIEYGFQVVNKSLNINNNDEVSYLLKETIESIQCVLKKTYKKIIFIGKSIGTVIATKISDKFNEFDQIHILLTPVDATYINKVKYKTLVITGTEDPMINKIYIDKMMEDKNIRLVTIERGNHSLECSNVFMSIDMIKQAIQEVDNFLINNM, from the coding sequence ATGAATAAAGAAATCATAAAAGTATCTTCTTTTTGGGGGGAAGAATTAGAAAATTTATTAATAAGTCAAAATAGTGATATTTTAACTATTATATTACCTGGTATGGGCTATACAAAGGATAAACCTTTATTAAACTTTGCATCTAAGTTAAGTATAACTAGGGGATATGACGTATTTTTTATTGAATATGGTTTCCAAGTAGTAAATAAATCTCTCAATATTAATAACAATGATGAAGTTAGCTATTTACTAAAAGAAACTATAGAGTCTATCCAATGTGTATTAAAGAAAACATATAAAAAGATTATTTTTATTGGAAAAAGTATTGGTACAGTAATAGCAACAAAAATAAGTGATAAATTTAATGAATTCGATCAAATACATATTTTGTTAACTCCTGTTGATGCTACATATATAAATAAAGTAAAATATAAAACTTTAGTTATTACAGGGACTGAGGATCCAATGATTAATAAGATTTATATTGATAAAATGATGGAAGATAAAAATATAAGGCTAGTTACAATTGAAAGAGGAAATCATAGCTTAGAATGCTCCAATGTTTTCATGAGTATAGACATGATTAAACAAGCTATACAAGAAGTAGATAATTTTCTAATAAATAATATGTAA
- a CDS encoding chemotaxis protein CheX has product MDANHINLILDAFTNVMPQLGLNNIEKKGISLRDKIIKSEGIGIVISIIGDVKGNIIYLLSEEDAKNIASIMMMGMPVEVLDEMSKSAVSELINMLTANAATNFANNGIGIDISPPMLMHGNVTVSTNVDKVLSLKMGIENMLMEVNIALENSVA; this is encoded by the coding sequence GTGGATGCAAATCATATAAATTTAATATTAGATGCTTTTACTAATGTAATGCCGCAATTAGGATTAAATAATATTGAAAAAAAAGGCATATCTTTAAGAGATAAGATAATTAAAAGTGAGGGTATTGGTATAGTAATTAGCATAATAGGCGATGTAAAAGGAAATATAATTTACTTACTATCTGAAGAAGATGCTAAAAATATTGCTTCTATCATGATGATGGGGATGCCAGTTGAGGTACTAGATGAAATGTCTAAAAGTGCAGTGTCAGAACTTATTAATATGTTAACAGCTAATGCTGCCACTAATTTTGCTAATAACGGAATAGGAATTGACATTTCACCTCCAATGCTTATGCATGGAAATGTTACAGTAAGTACAAATGTTGATAAAGTTTTATCGTTAAAAATGGGAATAGAAAATATGCTTATGGAAGTCAATATAGCCTTAGAAAATTCTGTAGCATAG
- a CDS encoding DUF1540 domain-containing protein, giving the protein MTRINCDVLNCSHNKEYICYSNRVDIGGVAADTENGTCCGSFLNKALYSDLTNNTNDGGPCDALICKVDTCAYNENKICNLHSIEVSGSRAEIYSETLCNSFQSKK; this is encoded by the coding sequence ATGACAAGAATTAATTGCGACGTATTAAATTGTTCACATAATAAAGAGTATATTTGTTATTCAAATAGAGTTGATATAGGAGGAGTGGCTGCTGATACAGAGAATGGAACTTGCTGTGGTTCATTTTTAAATAAAGCTTTATATAGTGATTTAACTAATAACACAAATGATGGTGGACCTTGTGATGCACTTATTTGTAAAGTTGATACCTGTGCGTATAATGAAAATAAAATTTGTAATTTACATTCAATAGAAGTTAGTGGATCTAGAGCAGAAATTTATAGCGAAACTTTGTGTAATAGTTTTCAGAGTAAAAAATAG
- a CDS encoding NADH peroxidase has product MKKFICTICGYIHEGDTPPEICPICKADSSKFKELNNELNFADEHRVGISEGLDDEILESLRANFIGECTEVGMYLAMSRQADREGYPEVAEAYKRIAWEEAEHAAKFAEILGEVVVPCTKSNLSARVEAEYGACEGKKKLATIAKQNNLDAIHDTVHEMCKDEARHGRAFKGLLDRYFDK; this is encoded by the coding sequence ATGAAAAAATTTATTTGTACAATATGCGGATATATTCACGAGGGGGATACTCCACCAGAAATATGTCCTATTTGCAAAGCTGATAGTAGCAAATTTAAAGAATTAAATAACGAATTAAATTTTGCTGATGAACACAGAGTAGGAATCTCAGAAGGATTGGATGATGAAATTTTAGAATCATTAAGAGCAAATTTTATTGGTGAATGTACAGAAGTAGGTATGTATCTTGCAATGTCACGACAAGCAGATAGAGAAGGATATCCAGAAGTGGCAGAAGCATATAAAAGAATAGCATGGGAAGAAGCAGAACATGCAGCAAAATTTGCTGAAATATTAGGAGAAGTTGTTGTTCCATGCACAAAATCAAATCTTAGTGCAAGGGTAGAAGCAGAATATGGTGCTTGTGAAGGAAAGAAGAAATTGGCCACTATAGCTAAGCAAAATAATTTAGATGCAATTCATGATACTGTTCATGAAATGTGTAAAGATGAAGCTAGACATGGAAGAGCATTTAAAGGTTTACTAGATAGATATTTTGATAAATAA